A stretch of the Papaver somniferum cultivar HN1 chromosome 6, ASM357369v1, whole genome shotgun sequence genome encodes the following:
- the LOC113290206 gene encoding thymidylate kinase-like isoform X1, with protein MSHACSLRVAKLLNFGAVSTPSLLRSSRVHLHFAVKSFSSKIQMENGMGDNPRGALVVLEGLDRSGKTSQASGLLSYLEGQGLSAELWRFPDRNTCVGQMISSYLSNKSELDDRTIHLLFSANRWEKRTLMESKLRSGTTLIVDRYSYSGVAFSSAKGLDTEWCKGPEIGLLAPDLVAYLDIPPQKAAERGGYGGERYEQLEFQKKVAQHYEMLHDPTWKIVDACLPMEEVAKQLREIVMDCIVNCRKGKPLTELWQRNQEGVGGGAGFLSVLRSCPGRS; from the exons ATGTCACATGCATGCTCGTTGAGGGTTGCGAAGCTTTT AAATTTCGGGGCTGTATCAACACCTAGCTTGTTAAGGTCATCGAGGGTTCATTTGCATTTCGCCGTCAAGAGCTTCAGTAGTAAAATTCAAATGGAAAATGGTATGGGTGATAATCCCAGAGGTGCATTGGTTGTTTTAGAAGGTTTGGACCGAAGTGGGAAAACATCACAAGCTAGTGGATTGCTCTCATACTTGGAAGGACAAGGGTTGTCAGCTGAGTTATGGCGGTTTCCAGACAGAAATACGTGTGTTGGGCAGATGATATCTTCATATCTTTCCAACAAGTCAGAATTAGATGATCGGACGATCCATCTTCTTTTCAGTGCAAATCGTTGGGAGAAGAG AACATTGATGGAGAGTAAGTTGAGGAGTGGGACAACCCTAATTGTAGACCGCTATTCTTACTCTGGTGTGGCTTTTTCATCTGCCAAGGGTCTTGATACTGAATGGTGTAAG GGTCCAGAGATAGGTTTGCTGGCTCCAGATCTAGTAGCATACCTTGACATACCACCCCAG AAAGCTGCAGAAAGAGGAGGTTATGGAGGTGAGAGATACGAGCAGCTTGAGTTCCAGAAGAAAGTTGCTCAACACTATGAGATGCTTCATGATCCCACATGGAAG ATCGTTGATGCCTGCCTTCCCATGGAAGAGGTAGCAAAACAGTTGAGGGAGATTGTAATGGATTGCATAGTTAATTGCCGGAAAGGGAAACCACTAACTGAGCTATGGCAAAG GAACCAGGAAGGTGTAGGTGGTGGTGCAGGATTTCTCTCTGTATTAAGAAGCTGCCCAGGAAGGAGTTGA
- the LOC113290206 gene encoding thymidylate kinase-like isoform X2 yields the protein MENGMGDNPRGALVVLEGLDRSGKTSQASGLLSYLEGQGLSAELWRFPDRNTCVGQMISSYLSNKSELDDRTIHLLFSANRWEKRTLMESKLRSGTTLIVDRYSYSGVAFSSAKGLDTEWCKGPEIGLLAPDLVAYLDIPPQKAAERGGYGGERYEQLEFQKKVAQHYEMLHDPTWKIVDACLPMEEVAKQLREIVMDCIVNCRKGKPLTELWQRNQEGVGGGAGFLSVLRSCPGRS from the exons ATGGAAAATGGTATGGGTGATAATCCCAGAGGTGCATTGGTTGTTTTAGAAGGTTTGGACCGAAGTGGGAAAACATCACAAGCTAGTGGATTGCTCTCATACTTGGAAGGACAAGGGTTGTCAGCTGAGTTATGGCGGTTTCCAGACAGAAATACGTGTGTTGGGCAGATGATATCTTCATATCTTTCCAACAAGTCAGAATTAGATGATCGGACGATCCATCTTCTTTTCAGTGCAAATCGTTGGGAGAAGAG AACATTGATGGAGAGTAAGTTGAGGAGTGGGACAACCCTAATTGTAGACCGCTATTCTTACTCTGGTGTGGCTTTTTCATCTGCCAAGGGTCTTGATACTGAATGGTGTAAG GGTCCAGAGATAGGTTTGCTGGCTCCAGATCTAGTAGCATACCTTGACATACCACCCCAG AAAGCTGCAGAAAGAGGAGGTTATGGAGGTGAGAGATACGAGCAGCTTGAGTTCCAGAAGAAAGTTGCTCAACACTATGAGATGCTTCATGATCCCACATGGAAG ATCGTTGATGCCTGCCTTCCCATGGAAGAGGTAGCAAAACAGTTGAGGGAGATTGTAATGGATTGCATAGTTAATTGCCGGAAAGGGAAACCACTAACTGAGCTATGGCAAAG GAACCAGGAAGGTGTAGGTGGTGGTGCAGGATTTCTCTCTGTATTAAGAAGCTGCCCAGGAAGGAGTTGA
- the LOC113291871 gene encoding LRR receptor-like serine/threonine-protein kinase RCH1, translated as MVVSPLLPESIYTVDVSNNQFGGEIAIQTGKRLTSCEYINLSGNKFSGPSLSSLCLTDPGGYARVGLMDLSSNLLSGVIPASIGQCKNLYSLNLGNNNLTGNISNELELASLASLQLNGNNLDGTLDIIGKLHKLEALNLADNNFGGSIPTGLGSLHDLKILSLRSNKLRGSIPQGIVHLQELQILDLPMNNISRPIPREMRNLKRLLSRPNDTLLVNIYDNDPLQLQMVIKGIMLQFEQLHSYSSGIDLSCNILDGNIPEQIGTLKALGVLNLSHNCISGSIPTSVGEMVGLESLDISSNRLSGHIPQSLTGIDWLQFLNVSYNKLNGRIPRGVHFDTLSLGGLAFVGNDLLCGYPTEKICEGDRNTSTSDANLTNEFDEIDADDDTKEKLLLYAIVALGFAVGFWGLFFVLLLKKQNWWFPYWRLVDSFVIRIID; from the coding sequence ATGGTCGTCTCCCCTCTTCTACCTGAAAGTATATATACTGTAGATGTATCGAATAACCAATTCGGTGGTGAAATTGCAATACAAACAGGAAAGAGATTAACTAGTTGTGAGTACATCAATCTATCTGGTAACAAGTTTTCAGGTCCTAGTTTGTCTTCTCTATGTCTCACAGACCCAGGAGGTTATGCACGTGTTGGTTTAATGGATCTCTCCAGCAATTTACTTTCGGGGGTTATTCCTGCTAGTATAGGGCAATGCAAGAATCTTTATTCTCTAAACCTTGGCAACAACAATCTCACTGGAAATATTTCAAATGAGCTTGAACTAGCATCACTGGCGTCTCTGCAGTTAAATGGCAACAATCTGGATGGTACACTTGATATCATCGGTAAACTTCACAAACTTGAAGCTCTAAACTTGGCAGATAATAACTTTGGAGGTAGTATACCAACTGGTCTTGGCTCACTCCATGACCTTAAGATCCTTTCTTTGAGGTCAAACAAGTTGAGAGGTTCAATCCCGCAAGGAATTGTTCATTTGCAAGAACTCCAAATATTAGACTTACCGATGAACAATATCTCCAGACCGATACCTAGGGAGATGAGAAACTTGAAGAGGTTATTGAGTAGGCCTAATGATACACTCTTGGTCAACATATACGATAATGATCCTTTGCAATTACAAATGGTGATTAAGGGGATTATGTTACAATTTGAGCAGTTGCATAGTTATAGTTCAGGAATTGATCTATCATGTAACATTCTTGATGGAAACATTCCAGAACAGATAGGTACTTTGAAAGCACTTGGTGTGCTGAATTTGTCTCATAATTGTATCTCCGGTAGCATCCCAACGAGTGTCGGAGAGATGGTTGGTTTAGAGTCTTTGGATATAAGCTCCAATAGGCTGTCTGGACATATTCCACAATCATTAACAGGAATCGACTGGCTACAGTTTCTCAACGTATCTTACAATAAGTTGAATGGCAGGATTCCGAGAGGGGTTCACTTTGATACTCTGAGTTTGGGAGGATTAGCATTTGTTGGGAATGATTTATTATGCGGATATCCTACAGAGAAAATTTGCGAGGGTGATCGCAATACTAGCACCAGTGATGCGAATCTTACAAATGAATTTGATGAAATCGATGCAGACGATGATACGAAAGAGAAGTTGTTGTTGTACGCAATTGTTGCCTTGGGTTTCGCAGTTGGATTTTGGGGCCTGTTCTTTGTTTTACTTCTTAAGAAACAAAACTGGTGGTTTCCATATTGGAGATTGGTTGATTCTTTTGTTATTCGAATAATTGATTAA
- the LOC113286468 gene encoding uncharacterized protein LOC113286468, which produces MARKGAKKSLPPSCSQSSLLSAHKWRKFRAGTGCPSTSTSMVWRPEMPTTSTMVWRPKVPASWEIKYCQEEGSIPWKRIAKTQSLMKSWVLDDEFKRCWDWDASSGKEALEKAKAWYWRKLNGFPFESLTNEESADMYNDTDIDWNPEIDPEISLALDRGYMNDASINEGGNDWFAHDYLPNKDEKVIEGWGSD; this is translated from the coding sequence ATGGCCCGTAAAGGAGCGAAAAAATCATTGCCCCCATCATGCTCACAGTCATCATTGTTGTCTGCCCATAAGTGGCGCAAGTTTAGAGCAGGTACTGGATGTCCATCTACGTCTACATCGATGGTATGGCGTCCCGAAATGCCAACAACGTCTACGATGGTATGGCGGCCCAAAGTGCCAGCGTCATGGGAGATTAAGTACTGCCAAGAAGAGGGATCAATCCCTTGGAAACGGATTGCGAAAACTCAATCGTTAATGAAATCTTGGGTATTGGATGATGAGTTTAAGAGATGCTGGGATTGGGACGCTTCATCGGGTAAAGAAGCGTTAGAAAAAGCAAAGGCTTGGTACTGGCGTAAACTAAATGGCTTTCCCTTCGAATCTCTGACAAACGAAGAGTCTGCTGACATGTATAATGATACAGATATTGACTGGAATCCAGAAATAGATCCGGAGATATCATTGGCTTTAGACCGAGGATATATGAATGATGCCAGTATTAATGAAGGAGGGAATGATTGGTTTGCTCACGATTATTTGCCCAACAAGGATGAAAAGGTTATTGAAGGATGGGGCTCTGACTAG